In Actinoplanes sp. NBC_00393, a single genomic region encodes these proteins:
- a CDS encoding putative bifunctional diguanylate cyclase/phosphodiesterase, translated as MEARATARSAIAGTAVGIVILAGSAVLASTGMAETTEEVRRVQAVTQKLTAISVQINAEDAALREYLATGGTEYRRFQLAASLGSARENLDWLQDTNAVDRAELDAIRGAYENYNRIVLDIMSNTERGAAVAGYADLASLTFAPLRDNVLSIGDHHQQELAGYLVEVNRRAELLQAIAVATIGIVLVLFAVCARVLVGYQRGAERQAEQRLHEATHDPLTGLGNRTKLHDELDAAARHWKQTGEPFSLLLIDLDRFKEVNDTLGHHAGDELLIEVANRLTRECRAGDVVVRLGGDEFALILPTTPDHPEALVAGNRILEALRRPIQLSDLLVDIDASIGVASYPRDGQDPAELLQHADVAMYAAKRRHGGVSGYDPSLDSGDTTRLTLQSELRRGIERGELVVFYQPKVDVATRQPCGAEALVRWQHPTRGLLGPDAFIPLAEETGLIDLVTADVLDQALAQIGRWTELGHELPVSVNIPARSLTDDTFPDMIAASLARHGVPPKLLTLEITESAVIADPARASEVLKELREQGVSISIDDFGTGYSSIAHLRDMPPHELKIDRSFVMRMSQNTRDETIVRAVVDLAKNLQLRVVAEGVETETALRTLGDLGCDEAQGYHISRPLPAAELTAWLAGSGMAISAV; from the coding sequence TTGGAGGCCCGCGCGACGGCCCGGTCGGCCATCGCCGGCACCGCGGTGGGCATCGTCATCCTGGCCGGCTCGGCGGTGCTGGCGTCCACCGGCATGGCCGAGACCACCGAGGAGGTCCGCCGCGTTCAGGCGGTCACGCAGAAGCTGACCGCGATCTCCGTGCAGATCAACGCGGAGGACGCGGCGTTGCGGGAGTACCTGGCGACCGGAGGCACCGAGTACCGGCGCTTCCAGTTGGCGGCGTCGCTCGGTTCGGCGCGGGAGAATCTGGACTGGCTGCAGGACACCAATGCCGTCGACCGGGCTGAGCTGGATGCCATTCGCGGCGCCTATGAGAACTACAACCGGATCGTTCTCGACATCATGTCGAACACCGAGCGCGGCGCGGCCGTCGCCGGCTACGCCGATCTGGCCTCGCTGACCTTCGCGCCGCTGCGGGACAACGTTCTCAGCATCGGTGACCACCACCAGCAGGAGCTGGCCGGGTACCTGGTCGAGGTGAACCGGCGGGCCGAGCTGCTGCAGGCGATCGCGGTGGCGACGATCGGCATCGTCCTGGTGCTGTTCGCGGTGTGCGCGCGGGTGCTCGTCGGCTACCAGCGTGGCGCCGAGCGGCAGGCCGAGCAGCGCCTCCACGAGGCCACCCACGACCCGCTGACCGGGCTGGGTAACCGGACGAAACTGCACGACGAACTCGACGCCGCAGCCCGGCACTGGAAGCAGACCGGGGAACCGTTCAGCCTGCTGCTCATCGACCTGGACCGGTTCAAGGAGGTCAACGACACGCTCGGGCACCACGCCGGCGACGAGCTGCTGATCGAGGTGGCGAACCGGCTGACCCGGGAATGCCGGGCCGGTGACGTCGTGGTGCGCCTCGGTGGCGACGAGTTCGCCCTCATCCTGCCGACGACGCCGGACCACCCGGAGGCGCTGGTCGCCGGAAACCGGATCCTGGAGGCGCTGCGCCGGCCGATTCAGCTCAGCGACCTGCTGGTCGACATCGACGCGAGCATCGGGGTCGCGTCGTACCCGCGCGACGGCCAGGACCCTGCTGAGCTGCTGCAGCATGCGGACGTCGCGATGTACGCAGCCAAGCGCCGCCACGGTGGCGTGTCCGGTTACGACCCGTCGCTGGACTCCGGCGACACCACCCGGCTGACGCTGCAGAGCGAGCTGCGGCGCGGTATCGAACGCGGCGAGCTGGTCGTCTTCTACCAGCCCAAGGTCGACGTGGCCACCCGTCAGCCGTGCGGCGCGGAGGCCCTCGTGCGCTGGCAACACCCGACGCGAGGGCTGCTCGGCCCGGACGCCTTCATTCCGCTGGCCGAGGAGACCGGGCTGATCGACCTGGTCACCGCCGACGTGCTCGATCAGGCGTTGGCTCAGATCGGCCGGTGGACCGAACTCGGTCACGAACTGCCGGTCTCGGTGAACATCCCGGCCCGCTCGCTGACCGACGACACGTTCCCGGACATGATCGCGGCGTCCCTCGCCCGTCACGGCGTACCCCCGAAGCTTCTGACCTTGGAAATCACCGAGAGTGCCGTGATCGCCGACCCGGCGCGCGCCAGTGAGGTCCTCAAGGAGCTGCGGGAACAGGGCGTTTCCATCTCCATCGACGACTTCGGCACCGGCTACTCCTCGATCGCGCACCTGCGGGACATGCCGCCGCACGAGCTCAAGATCGACCGGAGCTTCGTGATGAGGATGAGCCAGAACACCCGGGACGAGACCATCGTGCGCGCGGTCGTGGATCTGGCCAAGAACCTGCAGCTACGGGTCGTCGCCGAAGGGGTCGAGACCGAGACCGCGCTGCGTACCCTCGGTGATCTCGGCTGTGACGAGGCGCAGGGATACCACATCAGCCGGCCGCTCCCCGCGGCCGAGCTGACCGCCTGGCTGGCCGGGTCCGGTATGGCGATTAGCGCAGTTTGA
- a CDS encoding 4Fe-4S single cluster domain-containing protein has protein sequence MSEPPLVRVARFLDRTTAEGPGERTAIWVQGCTIRCAGCFNPHLFGVRGGVPTAPAELVDRVLATGTPGLTLLGGEPFEQAAGLAAVAAGVRQAGRSVMTFTGYEYDHLRELAAQGHDDVAALLDATDLLVAGPFRQDLLDHERPWVGSTNQQFIRLTNRIEDVPIDVAVTPDRIEVTITASGAVSVNGWADTETLDALLADLPTRRGRPA, from the coding sequence ATGTCTGAGCCTCCGCTCGTGCGGGTGGCCCGGTTCCTCGACCGGACCACCGCCGAGGGGCCGGGGGAGCGGACCGCGATCTGGGTGCAGGGCTGCACCATCCGGTGCGCGGGCTGCTTCAACCCGCACCTGTTCGGCGTGCGCGGCGGAGTTCCGACCGCCCCGGCAGAACTCGTGGACCGGGTTCTGGCCACCGGAACCCCTGGGCTGACCCTGCTCGGCGGCGAACCGTTCGAGCAGGCCGCCGGCCTCGCCGCGGTGGCTGCCGGGGTTCGGCAGGCGGGCCGGTCGGTCATGACGTTCACCGGCTACGAGTACGACCACCTGCGCGAACTCGCCGCACAAGGGCACGACGACGTCGCCGCGCTGCTCGACGCCACCGACCTGCTGGTCGCCGGACCGTTCCGGCAGGACCTGCTGGACCACGAGCGGCCGTGGGTCGGGTCGACGAACCAGCAGTTCATCCGCCTGACCAACCGCATCGAAGACGTCCCGATCGACGTGGCCGTCACACCCGACCGCATCGAGGTCACGATCACCGCCTCCGGCGCCGTCTCGGTCAACGGCTGGGCCGACACCGAGACGCTCGACGCGCTGCTCGCGGACCTGCCGACCCGGCGAGGCCGGCCAGCCTGA
- a CDS encoding ComEA family DNA-binding protein, with the protein MVAPMVPFSCFSAVGFLYVGIRARRPAWWIAGLLYTVIANVCFFIGGEAADDSVAQNVAFATMFLIWPISVAHALVINGSWLRWRAAQVPWYSQPQQTPWAAPPGPVATPLPPQLQDVVPPPQQYYAGPAPASSFSPQTSSPPSPTPPGFPASPGPAPMSAFPASPGPAPGFPASPGSAPSPSFAASPGSMSPPSYAPAQGPLVEPPPDRLNVNIADARQLAAVPGIGAERAAHLVATRQARGGFSSLTEFAAVAGLAPHEFVAVRERLSCDPLPPAGETPFGRIVDV; encoded by the coding sequence GTGGTCGCGCCGATGGTGCCGTTCAGCTGCTTCTCCGCGGTCGGCTTCCTGTATGTCGGTATCCGCGCGCGGCGCCCGGCCTGGTGGATCGCCGGGCTGCTCTACACCGTCATCGCCAACGTCTGCTTCTTCATCGGGGGCGAGGCCGCGGACGACTCGGTGGCGCAGAACGTCGCCTTCGCGACCATGTTTCTGATCTGGCCGATCAGCGTTGCGCATGCGCTCGTCATCAACGGTTCCTGGCTGAGGTGGCGGGCCGCGCAGGTGCCGTGGTATTCGCAGCCTCAGCAGACGCCGTGGGCCGCGCCGCCAGGGCCGGTGGCTACTCCGCTGCCGCCGCAGCTGCAGGATGTCGTTCCGCCGCCGCAGCAGTACTACGCCGGTCCAGCGCCGGCATCGAGCTTCTCTCCGCAGACTTCTTCGCCGCCGAGTCCGACACCGCCAGGCTTCCCTGCGTCGCCGGGCCCCGCGCCGATGTCGGCCTTTCCTGCGTCGCCGGGCCCCGCACCGGGTTTTCCTGCGTCGCCGGGTTCCGCACCATCGCCGAGCTTTGCTGCGTCGCCGGGTTCGATGTCACCGCCGAGTTATGCGCCGGCTCAGGGGCCGCTGGTGGAGCCGCCACCCGATCGGCTCAACGTCAACATCGCCGACGCCCGGCAGCTTGCGGCGGTGCCCGGCATCGGCGCCGAACGGGCCGCACATCTCGTCGCGACAAGGCAGGCTCGGGGTGGTTTCAGCAGCCTGACCGAGTTCGCCGCCGTGGCCGGACTCGCGCCGCACGAGTTCGTCGCGGTTCGGGAGCGGCTGTCCTGCGATCCGCTGCCACCAGCGGGCGAGACACCCTTCGGCCGGATAGTCGATGTCTGA
- a CDS encoding DUF2997 domain-containing protein, protein MTEQPRIVVTIGADGQVRAETLDIVGDRCLDYIAVLEDLIGGQVQHSAYTEDYTRQRQVAQERNVDRDVDPA, encoded by the coding sequence ATGACGGAGCAGCCCCGCATCGTGGTTACCATCGGCGCTGACGGGCAGGTGCGCGCCGAGACCCTCGACATCGTCGGTGACCGGTGCCTGGACTACATCGCCGTGCTCGAAGATCTGATCGGTGGGCAGGTGCAGCACAGCGCCTACACCGAGGACTACACGCGCCAGAGGCAGGTTGCGCAGGAACGGAACGTGGATCGTGACGTGGACCCCGCCTAA
- a CDS encoding AAA family ATPase, translated as MERSFAETFAQLLKARFPVLYLETYEEQRALHHLAGISGNPDLVRVPRAVWTWSQTSGLIQPNGEARSGGQRATDALRAVQRIDEPAVFVFRDLHPFFAQSSEVVRLVRDIAQAFRAGRSPRTLVLLSPVLELPVELTKDVTIVDFPLPGQLELRGLLDAMVRGNTASGRLQVGLDENGRERFVTAAAGLTMQEAENAYARAMVNDVVLDLEDLEIVHDEKRQTVRKAGVLEFMMAGTVLDDVGGLENLKAWLVKRNGSWLDEAAEYGLPAPRGVLITGVPGCGKSLTAKAVATAWSLPLLRLDIGRVFSGLVGSSEHNMRTALRTAEAVAPCVLWIDEIEKGFAGGAAGDSGTGARVFGTFLTWMQEKRSPVFVIATANDFDGLPPEFLRKGRFDETFFVDLPSRAERVAVWAVHLRRAMRNRRVAGELPIDDELYAELASLTEGYSGAEIEQAVVAGLFEAFSERRPLRRDDLVRAVMSIVPLSVTQAERIDALRGWARNRAVSATATDDWDVSNR; from the coding sequence GTGGAGAGGTCGTTTGCGGAGACGTTCGCGCAGCTGTTGAAAGCCCGGTTCCCGGTTCTTTACCTGGAGACCTACGAGGAACAGCGGGCGCTGCATCACCTCGCGGGCATTTCCGGAAACCCTGATCTGGTACGGGTACCGCGCGCTGTCTGGACCTGGTCGCAGACTTCCGGCCTGATTCAGCCCAATGGTGAAGCTCGCTCGGGCGGCCAGCGGGCCACCGACGCGCTCAGAGCTGTGCAGCGCATCGACGAGCCGGCCGTGTTCGTCTTCCGCGATCTGCATCCGTTCTTCGCGCAGAGTTCCGAGGTGGTCCGGCTGGTGCGCGACATTGCGCAGGCGTTCCGGGCCGGGCGCAGTCCGCGCACGCTGGTGCTGCTCTCGCCGGTTCTGGAGTTGCCGGTCGAACTGACCAAGGACGTCACGATCGTCGACTTTCCGCTGCCCGGACAACTGGAACTGCGCGGGCTGCTCGACGCGATGGTGCGGGGCAATACCGCGTCCGGGCGGCTTCAGGTGGGGCTCGACGAGAACGGGCGGGAGCGATTCGTCACGGCCGCAGCCGGATTGACCATGCAAGAGGCAGAGAATGCGTACGCGCGAGCCATGGTCAACGACGTCGTGCTGGATCTCGAGGACCTGGAGATCGTGCACGACGAAAAGCGGCAGACGGTACGCAAAGCGGGCGTGCTCGAATTCATGATGGCCGGGACCGTGCTCGACGACGTCGGCGGACTGGAGAACCTCAAGGCGTGGTTGGTCAAACGCAACGGATCGTGGCTGGACGAAGCGGCCGAGTATGGGCTTCCCGCGCCGCGCGGCGTACTGATCACTGGGGTGCCTGGTTGTGGGAAATCCTTGACCGCGAAAGCGGTCGCCACGGCCTGGAGCTTGCCGTTGTTGCGCCTGGATATCGGCCGGGTGTTTTCCGGGCTGGTCGGCTCCAGTGAGCACAACATGCGCACCGCGCTGCGAACCGCGGAGGCGGTGGCGCCGTGCGTGCTGTGGATCGACGAGATTGAGAAAGGCTTCGCCGGCGGTGCGGCGGGGGATTCCGGGACCGGGGCGCGGGTGTTCGGCACGTTTCTTACCTGGATGCAGGAGAAGCGCAGTCCGGTGTTCGTCATTGCGACCGCCAACGACTTCGACGGATTGCCGCCGGAGTTTCTGCGTAAGGGGCGGTTCGATGAGACGTTCTTCGTTGATCTGCCGAGCCGGGCTGAGCGGGTCGCGGTGTGGGCGGTGCATCTGCGCCGGGCGATGCGGAACCGGCGTGTTGCCGGTGAGCTGCCGATTGACGACGAACTTTACGCTGAGCTGGCCAGCCTGACCGAGGGCTATTCGGGGGCGGAGATCGAGCAAGCCGTGGTGGCCGGGCTGTTCGAGGCGTTCTCGGAACGGCGGCCGCTGCGCCGTGACGACCTGGTCCGGGCGGTGATGAGCATCGTGCCGCTCAGCGTCACCCAGGCTGAGCGGATCGACGCTCTGCGGGGGTGGGCACGGAACCGGGCGGTGTCGGCTACGGCTACCGATGACTGGGACGTCAGCAACCGATAA
- a CDS encoding nucleotide pyrophosphohydrolase — protein MSSIAELTESLRAFASERNWEQFHTPKNLAMALAGEVGELLAEFQWLTPEQSAAVMQDPDLGPRVRAEIGDVTIYLVRLADTLGIDLVEAAVDKLAEAGRRYTVEAARDSAAKIGQL, from the coding sequence TTGTCTTCCATCGCCGAACTGACCGAATCCCTGCGCGCTTTCGCCTCGGAACGTAACTGGGAGCAGTTCCACACCCCGAAGAACCTGGCGATGGCCCTGGCCGGGGAGGTCGGCGAGCTGCTCGCGGAATTCCAGTGGCTGACGCCGGAACAATCAGCCGCGGTCATGCAGGACCCCGATCTCGGCCCGCGAGTCCGGGCCGAGATCGGCGATGTGACGATCTATCTGGTACGCCTGGCGGACACCCTCGGCATCGACCTGGTCGAGGCCGCCGTCGACAAGTTGGCGGAAGCGGGCCGCCGCTACACGGTCGAAGCGGCCCGCGATTCCGCCGCCAAAATCGGTCAGCTGTAG
- a CDS encoding cellulose binding domain-containing protein produces the protein MRRRTVALSLAASAALTASAGLVTALPANAAAGCRVSYAVSSQWPGGFGANVTITNLGDPLTNWTLVWSYSAGQTVTQAWNTNLTQSGSQVTARNAGYNGSVATSGTVSFGFNGSSSGTNNPVPTAFTLNGTACTGGVTNPPSSPTPSASTGNPGTGIPSDAAWVDSGQWANWTNNGYILYNNIWGSGAGSQTIWARSGTNWGVVANHPRTSGVKSYPNTGKTLNRTLSSLRSVTSSFNVSVPADGDYATTYDIWANNHAYEVMIWANQQGAVGPIAEQYDANGAVPNVRNLSVGGHTWNVYRGSNGANAVFSFIRTDTNSGTIDLLAIMNWLRTNNWWGDVTVGEVQFGFEITGTAGQSNFTVNSFGLNYS, from the coding sequence ATGCGTAGACGTACCGTTGCGCTCTCCCTGGCCGCTTCTGCGGCTCTCACCGCCTCTGCCGGCCTGGTCACCGCGCTGCCGGCGAATGCCGCGGCCGGCTGCCGCGTCAGCTACGCCGTCAGCAGTCAATGGCCCGGCGGCTTCGGTGCCAATGTCACCATCACCAACCTGGGCGATCCGCTCACCAACTGGACCCTCGTCTGGTCCTATTCCGCGGGGCAGACCGTCACCCAGGCCTGGAACACCAACCTGACCCAGAGCGGATCCCAGGTCACCGCCCGCAACGCCGGCTACAACGGCTCCGTCGCCACCAGCGGGACCGTGAGTTTCGGCTTCAACGGGTCGTCGTCCGGCACCAACAACCCGGTACCTACCGCCTTCACCCTCAACGGGACCGCCTGCACCGGTGGTGTGACGAATCCGCCGAGCTCGCCCACGCCGTCGGCCTCGACCGGCAACCCGGGCACCGGCATTCCGAGCGACGCCGCCTGGGTCGACTCCGGTCAATGGGCGAACTGGACCAACAACGGCTACATCCTCTACAACAACATCTGGGGCTCGGGCGCGGGCAGCCAGACGATCTGGGCCCGATCCGGCACCAACTGGGGTGTCGTCGCGAACCATCCGCGGACCAGTGGGGTCAAAAGCTACCCCAACACCGGAAAGACGCTGAACCGTACGCTGAGCTCGCTGCGATCGGTGACCAGCTCGTTCAACGTCTCCGTGCCGGCGGACGGGGATTACGCCACCACCTATGACATCTGGGCGAACAACCACGCCTACGAGGTCATGATCTGGGCCAACCAGCAGGGCGCGGTCGGGCCGATCGCGGAACAGTACGACGCGAACGGCGCGGTGCCGAACGTGCGGAATCTGAGCGTCGGCGGGCACACCTGGAACGTCTACCGCGGGTCGAACGGGGCCAACGCGGTGTTCTCGTTCATTCGCACCGACACCAATTCCGGCACCATCGATCTGCTCGCCATCATGAACTGGCTGCGCACCAACAACTGGTGGGGTGACGTGACCGTCGGCGAGGTGCAGTTCGGCTTCGAGATCACCGGCACGGCCGGGCAGTCGAACTTCACGGTCAACAGTTTCGGGCTGAACTACAGCTGA
- a CDS encoding GntR family transcriptional regulator — protein MIDHEGPTPLYVQVADAIEARIVAGELLPDRPIPSENQLVQEYGVARGTARKALQLLRERGLVVTVVGRGTFVVSKPGSVER, from the coding sequence GTGATCGACCATGAGGGACCGACACCGCTCTACGTCCAGGTGGCTGATGCCATCGAGGCACGTATCGTGGCCGGCGAGCTTCTTCCAGACCGGCCGATCCCCTCGGAGAACCAGCTGGTCCAGGAATACGGAGTCGCGCGCGGGACTGCCCGCAAAGCGCTCCAACTCCTCCGCGAGCGCGGGCTGGTAGTCACCGTCGTGGGGCGCGGCACCTTCGTGGTCAGCAAGCCCGGCAGTGTCGAACGCTAG
- a CDS encoding DUF2637 domain-containing protein, which produces MQVVIMLAIGAAAGAASFTHVHDVAASHGQPGWLAWADAVVLELMSVASGLELRRRKCVREPLWFPAVVLVVAVVLSLGAQVVEAEPSVIGWIAAALPAVGFLAMVKIALGHAGTGHSRRDESSSAVPDGSRPSRTGPRRPHPVPDGDNSRPSGTAPVPAADRDADGEVRGLLAAARLAAAEITGQGRPLSREAVMQVMRGNGHALSNARGSALVKLLRDEADASR; this is translated from the coding sequence GTGCAGGTCGTCATCATGCTGGCGATCGGCGCAGCTGCCGGGGCGGCATCGTTCACCCATGTGCACGATGTGGCCGCCAGCCACGGCCAACCGGGCTGGTTGGCGTGGGCGGACGCGGTCGTCCTGGAGTTGATGTCGGTCGCCAGCGGTCTGGAACTGCGCCGCCGCAAATGTGTCCGGGAGCCGTTGTGGTTCCCGGCGGTGGTCCTGGTGGTGGCGGTGGTGTTGTCGTTGGGTGCGCAGGTCGTCGAAGCGGAACCTTCGGTGATCGGCTGGATCGCCGCGGCGTTACCTGCGGTCGGCTTCCTGGCGATGGTCAAGATCGCTCTCGGGCACGCCGGGACCGGTCACTCGCGCCGGGACGAGTCGTCGTCCGCTGTCCCGGACGGCAGCCGGCCGTCCCGGACGGGACCTCGACGGCCGCACCCGGTCCCGGACGGTGACAACAGCCGACCGTCCGGGACAGCGCCGGTCCCCGCCGCTGACCGGGACGCGGACGGCGAGGTACGCGGGCTGCTTGCGGCCGCCCGGCTCGCCGCCGCCGAGATCACCGGACAGGGCCGGCCGTTGTCCCGCGAAGCCGTCATGCAGGTCATGCGGGGCAACGGTCATGCGTTGTCCAACGCTCGCGGTTCCGCACTCGTCAAACTGCTGCGCGACGAGGCGGACGCGTCCCGTTAG
- a CDS encoding AAA family ATPase gives MDDVFALYHELTERLRSSGAAGSVTDLILAAYQGDDVLAATIGGQPLPQPSAGSGTESETPYVFLESVQVTGFRGIGSQAAMRLKPEPGLNVFVGRNGSGKSSFAEAVEYGLTEETARWSKRPPVFREGWRNLHHDGDREITMKLRLGVDGRPVTVRRAWPAGTTDLAAATVTTTQGGGALPTGELPSWAGPVDRYRPFLAARDLERVVSAKPSELYDAIAPILGLEQLGTAAQRLQTLRKGAEDRVKEMKAAFTQLRAGLAELDDPRAREAAVALGGQAAKADLEVLVALATSDGSTEDAAAAAAARRLADQVLPDAGRVLAELEEAAETVRDLAGTGSAVAHRTAGLLERALEMHRDEGDQSCPVCRVGALDDSWRRQAEAELERLAAAAAAVRAADERHAELRRQVGELLSNVRNAVTPVATVLAAHLPDESAVVSDALAELVPEPAVWATFVAAHAELVRVAGEWLARWHGAWAEPSAAIRRWVDMATAVRHEAGRLELLTKARAELVKVTDDMRADRFKVASAQSQAIWELLRQESNVAVGEIKLGGNATRRRVDIPVTVDGTGTPALAVMSQGELHSFGLALFLPRACAAASPYRFVVIDDPVQSMDPSKVDGLARVLHEVSLTRQVLVFTHDDRLPEAIRRLDIKATVFEVTRRDGSAVEVRKACDPADRYLDDARAVAGAVDIPEEAKYLLVAGFCRSAIEAVAMDRYRAERYEAGVPYVKIAESVGSAHTVKDKLALGLFGDVGRRGELLSYLNRNFGARAADVVQAVAGAVHGHRNMPSRAMVAGSIELVGRLR, from the coding sequence ATGGACGACGTGTTCGCGCTCTACCACGAACTCACCGAACGGCTCCGCAGCTCCGGGGCAGCAGGCTCGGTGACTGATCTGATCCTCGCCGCCTATCAGGGCGACGATGTCCTCGCCGCCACCATCGGCGGCCAGCCGCTGCCGCAGCCGTCGGCCGGCTCGGGCACGGAAAGCGAAACGCCCTACGTGTTCCTCGAATCGGTACAGGTCACCGGCTTCCGGGGGATCGGTTCGCAGGCCGCGATGCGGTTGAAGCCGGAGCCCGGGCTCAACGTCTTCGTCGGCCGCAACGGGTCCGGCAAATCGAGTTTCGCCGAGGCGGTGGAGTACGGCCTCACCGAGGAGACGGCGCGCTGGTCGAAGCGTCCGCCCGTATTCCGCGAGGGCTGGCGCAACCTGCACCACGACGGTGACCGTGAGATCACGATGAAGCTGCGGCTGGGCGTGGACGGGCGGCCGGTCACTGTCCGGCGGGCCTGGCCGGCCGGGACGACGGATCTTGCCGCGGCGACGGTTACCACAACGCAGGGCGGAGGGGCGCTTCCTACGGGAGAGCTGCCCTCGTGGGCCGGACCGGTGGACCGCTACCGGCCGTTTCTCGCCGCGCGTGACTTGGAACGGGTCGTCTCCGCGAAGCCCAGTGAACTTTATGACGCGATCGCGCCGATCCTCGGCCTGGAACAGTTGGGCACCGCCGCCCAGCGGCTGCAGACACTCCGCAAAGGCGCCGAGGACCGCGTCAAGGAGATGAAGGCGGCGTTCACACAACTGCGGGCCGGTCTTGCCGAACTCGATGATCCTCGGGCGCGGGAGGCGGCTGTGGCGCTCGGTGGCCAGGCTGCCAAGGCGGATCTAGAGGTCCTGGTCGCGCTGGCGACGAGTGATGGCAGCACCGAGGACGCCGCCGCGGCGGCGGCCGCGCGCCGGCTCGCCGACCAGGTGCTGCCCGACGCCGGCCGGGTGCTGGCCGAGTTGGAGGAGGCCGCCGAGACAGTACGGGATCTCGCCGGCACCGGCAGCGCGGTGGCGCACCGGACGGCCGGACTGCTCGAGCGGGCTCTTGAGATGCACCGTGACGAGGGCGACCAGTCTTGCCCGGTGTGCCGGGTCGGCGCCCTCGACGACTCGTGGCGGCGACAGGCCGAAGCGGAACTGGAGCGTCTGGCTGCGGCCGCCGCGGCGGTGCGCGCGGCGGATGAACGGCACGCCGAGCTGCGCCGGCAGGTGGGAGAACTGCTCAGCAACGTACGCAACGCGGTTACCCCTGTGGCAACCGTGCTTGCAGCGCACCTGCCGGACGAGAGTGCCGTCGTGAGCGACGCCCTCGCTGAACTCGTGCCGGAGCCGGCCGTCTGGGCGACATTCGTGGCTGCCCACGCCGAGTTGGTGCGTGTCGCGGGGGAGTGGCTCGCGCGGTGGCACGGCGCTTGGGCGGAGCCAAGTGCAGCGATCCGGCGGTGGGTCGACATGGCCACGGCGGTGCGCCATGAGGCCGGGAGACTGGAGCTGCTCACCAAGGCGCGCGCCGAACTCGTCAAGGTGACTGACGACATGCGTGCCGATCGGTTCAAGGTGGCTTCGGCCCAGTCCCAAGCGATCTGGGAGCTGCTGCGGCAGGAAAGCAACGTCGCTGTCGGTGAGATCAAGCTGGGCGGCAATGCCACCCGCCGTCGCGTCGACATCCCGGTCACCGTCGACGGAACCGGCACGCCGGCGCTGGCAGTGATGAGCCAGGGTGAGTTGCACTCTTTCGGCCTGGCGCTGTTCCTGCCACGGGCGTGCGCCGCGGCGAGCCCCTATCGGTTCGTGGTGATTGACGACCCGGTGCAGAGCATGGATCCCAGCAAGGTGGACGGCCTGGCCCGGGTGCTGCACGAGGTCTCGCTGACCCGGCAGGTCCTCGTCTTCACCCACGACGACCGGCTGCCCGAAGCGATCCGCCGGCTCGACATCAAAGCCACCGTCTTCGAGGTGACCCGCCGGGACGGCTCGGCCGTTGAAGTACGAAAGGCGTGCGACCCCGCCGATCGCTACCTCGACGACGCCCGGGCGGTCGCTGGAGCGGTCGACATCCCGGAGGAGGCAAAGTACCTGCTAGTCGCGGGATTCTGCCGGTCCGCCATCGAGGCTGTGGCGATGGACCGGTATCGGGCAGAGCGGTACGAGGCTGGCGTTCCGTACGTGAAGATCGCCGAATCGGTGGGTTCGGCGCACACCGTCAAGGACAAGCTGGCCCTCGGTCTGTTCGGTGACGTCGGGCGCCGTGGCGAACTGCTCAGCTACCTCAACCGGAACTTCGGTGCCCGGGCGGCCGATGTGGTACAAGCTGTGGCGGGGGCCGTCCATGGTCACCGCAACATGCCGTCTCGCGCCATGGTCGCAGGGTCGATCGAACTGGTGGGGAGGCTGCGATGA